A single window of Nocardioides kongjuensis DNA harbors:
- a CDS encoding TetR/AcrR family transcriptional regulator codes for MAQAPKEARSALSRQLVTSELLDKATALFAEKGYESTTLLDIAKALGISRPGLYNYVSSKEELLTMLVEQVSRGMADVLEQLRARTDLSPTEKLRDVVALLVRQRTEHPDQFRILDRSETVLPEPVRSEHVEAKRKILREIMAVIEAGIERGEFRRVDPRTTALSLLGMCNWVAWWFSRGSDVEATVATVTDLAQSMLAQPNPVTPPSETAQAVEEIRVLLDRIAPPA; via the coding sequence ATGGCTCAGGCACCCAAGGAAGCCCGCAGTGCCCTGAGTCGCCAGCTGGTGACGTCCGAGCTCCTCGACAAGGCCACCGCGTTGTTCGCGGAGAAGGGCTACGAGTCCACCACGTTGCTCGACATCGCCAAGGCGCTGGGCATCTCGCGTCCGGGGCTCTACAACTACGTGAGCAGCAAGGAAGAGCTGCTGACGATGCTCGTCGAGCAGGTGAGCCGGGGCATGGCCGACGTCCTCGAGCAGCTTCGCGCCCGCACCGACCTGTCGCCCACCGAGAAGCTGCGCGACGTCGTCGCGCTTCTCGTCCGCCAGCGCACCGAGCATCCGGACCAGTTCCGGATCCTCGACCGCTCCGAAACGGTCCTCCCCGAGCCGGTGCGCAGCGAGCACGTCGAGGCCAAGCGCAAGATCCTGCGCGAGATCATGGCGGTCATCGAGGCCGGCATCGAGCGCGGAGAGTTCCGCCGGGTCGACCCCCGCACCACCGCGTTGTCGCTCCTGGGCATGTGCAACTGGGTGGCGTGGTGGTTCTCCCGCGGTTCCGACGTCGAGGCGACCGTCGCGACCGTGACCGACCTGGCCCAGAGCATGCTCGCGCAGCCGAACCCGGTCACGCCGCCGAGCGAGACCGCCCAGGCCGTCGAGGAGATTCGCGTGCTCCTCGACCGGATCGCACCACCGGCCTGA
- a CDS encoding alpha/beta hydrolase: MSDHFSIETSAGTLSGRSAGPRNRPRGLVVALHGGTYDSAYYDTGAGSLLETGAALGLCVVALDRPGYGSAAGIAPEHTSFAGQTAVLLEAVGKIAAEVGPEQGVVLVGHSIGGMIALQVAAEHPSGLRGVEVSGIGVTWRPGMLEMWSSFVGDAPSVLVPDAPHAEVMFGPAGTYDAAARALDAELIRPLPMPELADVVRWTAAFPEVAARIDVPVSVTFPEHDNIWTTDDDARASTRALFTGAAQVDVALLRTAGHCGELHHAARGYVLRQLAAVEDWLRAS; this comes from the coding sequence ATGAGCGACCACTTCTCCATCGAGACCTCTGCCGGCACCCTCTCCGGCCGGTCGGCCGGCCCCCGCAATCGACCGCGCGGCCTGGTCGTCGCGCTGCACGGCGGTACCTACGACTCGGCCTACTACGACACCGGGGCCGGCTCCCTGCTCGAGACGGGCGCGGCACTGGGGCTGTGCGTCGTCGCCCTCGACCGACCGGGCTACGGCAGTGCCGCCGGCATCGCCCCGGAGCACACGAGCTTCGCCGGCCAGACGGCCGTGCTCCTCGAGGCCGTCGGGAAGATTGCCGCGGAGGTCGGACCTGAGCAGGGTGTGGTCCTGGTCGGCCACTCGATCGGCGGCATGATCGCCCTGCAGGTCGCGGCCGAGCACCCGAGCGGACTGCGGGGCGTGGAAGTCAGCGGCATCGGCGTGACCTGGCGCCCCGGCATGCTCGAGATGTGGAGCTCCTTCGTCGGGGACGCCCCCTCGGTGCTGGTGCCGGACGCCCCCCACGCCGAGGTGATGTTCGGTCCCGCCGGCACCTACGACGCCGCGGCGCGCGCGCTCGACGCCGAGCTGATCCGACCGCTCCCCATGCCGGAGCTGGCGGACGTCGTGCGGTGGACGGCAGCCTTCCCGGAGGTGGCGGCACGGATCGACGTACCGGTCAGCGTGACCTTCCCGGAGCACGACAACATCTGGACCACCGACGACGACGCCCGCGCGTCAACGAGGGCGCTGTTCACCGGTGCGGCGCAGGTCGACGTCGCGCTGCTGCGCACCGCGGGTCACTGCGGCGAGCTCCACCACGCCGCGCGGGGCTACGTGCTGCGTCAGCTCGCCGCGGTGGAGGACTGGCTCAGAGCTTCCTGA
- a CDS encoding VOC family protein yields the protein MPQDELPRPVHRVRGVDHAAFPTFDPGATVRFYRDVLKFPVVHSICAAGWGPERHPDFIHFFFDIGNDDRLAFFYYFGWTPAGDQSAPGDAWARLPHDTPDFFKNSRHIALNVADEEDLMEYRRRLDESDWPVEMQVMHETIESIYTHDPNGYMLEITRQLRPVTPQEDLDAQLTIDALCDVTAGDAPSMDALLTRKAELIVERAEAWAATQPGWHPSQRELV from the coding sequence ATGCCCCAGGACGAGCTGCCCCGCCCCGTGCACCGCGTGCGCGGTGTCGACCACGCGGCGTTCCCCACCTTCGATCCCGGCGCGACCGTCCGCTTCTACCGCGACGTCCTGAAGTTTCCGGTCGTGCACTCGATCTGCGCGGCCGGGTGGGGCCCCGAGCGTCACCCGGACTTCATCCACTTCTTCTTCGACATCGGCAACGACGACCGGCTCGCGTTCTTCTACTACTTCGGCTGGACGCCGGCCGGTGACCAGAGTGCACCGGGGGACGCCTGGGCCCGGCTCCCCCACGACACTCCCGACTTCTTCAAGAACTCGCGGCACATCGCCCTCAACGTGGCCGACGAGGAAGACCTGATGGAGTACCGCCGCCGGCTCGACGAGTCCGACTGGCCCGTCGAGATGCAGGTCATGCACGAGACGATCGAGTCGATCTACACCCACGACCCGAACGGCTACATGCTCGAGATCACCCGACAGCTGCGGCCCGTGACACCACAGGAGGACCTGGATGCGCAGCTGACGATCGACGCCCTGTGCGACGTGACCGCCGGGGACGCCCCGTCCATGGACGCGCTGCTCACCCGCAAGGCGGAGCTCATCGTCGAGCGCGCCGAGGCCTGGGCTGCCACGCAGCCGGGCTGGCACCCGAGCCAGAGGGAGCTGGTCTGA
- a CDS encoding alpha-amylase family glycosyl hydrolase codes for MSAARHPWWYDAVVYQVYVRSFADGLPTGEGKGDGIGDLPGITSRLPYLRDLGVDALWITPFYTSPQKDHGYDVADYRDVDPLFGTLADLDVLLETAHGLGLRVIVDLVPNHTSDQHAWFRAALAAGPGSPERARYLFRPGRGKDGAKPPNNWDSIFGGPAWTRVPDGEWYLHLFDTSQPDLDWRNPEVGDMFEEVLRFWLDRGVDGFRVDVAHGLYKEATLRDQVRPKKPKKSAESMVERVLNDEPMWDQPEVHEVYRRWRKVLDSYPGDRMAVAEAWTQTAASMAMFVRPDELHQAFNFGWLGTPWSAEAFADVITDSIAAVSAAASAPTWVLSNHDVERHPTRYGGGPVGLARGRAATLAMLALPGSAYLYQGEELGLEQVDVPPEARQDPSWFRTGQPGRDGCRVPLPWAGDAAPYGFGGPDGTQPWIPQPDDWAALTVAAQEADPASTLAFYRRALAARREVFAGADEETVASAEGDLLVVRRAGVTVVLNAGTTPVALPQGEVLISSAAVPGGLLPPDTAAWVR; via the coding sequence GTGAGCGCGGCCCGGCACCCCTGGTGGTACGACGCGGTCGTCTACCAGGTCTACGTCCGCAGCTTCGCCGACGGCCTGCCGACCGGCGAGGGAAAAGGCGACGGGATCGGCGACCTGCCCGGCATCACCTCGCGCCTCCCCTACCTGCGCGACCTCGGCGTCGACGCGCTGTGGATCACGCCGTTCTACACCTCGCCGCAGAAGGACCACGGCTACGACGTCGCGGACTACCGCGACGTCGACCCGCTGTTCGGCACGCTCGCCGACCTCGACGTCCTGCTGGAGACCGCCCACGGGCTGGGCCTGCGGGTGATCGTCGACCTGGTGCCCAACCACACCTCCGACCAGCACGCCTGGTTCCGGGCGGCGCTGGCGGCCGGGCCGGGGTCGCCGGAGCGGGCGCGCTACCTGTTCCGGCCCGGACGCGGGAAGGACGGCGCGAAGCCGCCCAACAACTGGGACTCGATCTTCGGGGGCCCCGCGTGGACCCGGGTGCCCGACGGCGAGTGGTACCTCCACCTGTTCGACACCTCCCAGCCCGACCTCGACTGGCGCAACCCGGAGGTCGGGGACATGTTCGAGGAGGTGCTGCGGTTCTGGCTGGACCGCGGCGTCGACGGGTTCCGCGTCGACGTGGCGCACGGGCTCTACAAGGAGGCGACGCTGCGCGACCAGGTGCGGCCGAAGAAGCCGAAGAAGTCGGCGGAGTCGATGGTCGAGCGGGTCCTCAACGACGAGCCCATGTGGGACCAGCCCGAGGTGCACGAGGTCTACCGGCGCTGGCGCAAGGTGCTCGACTCCTACCCCGGCGACCGGATGGCCGTCGCCGAGGCCTGGACCCAGACCGCCGCGTCGATGGCGATGTTCGTCCGACCCGACGAGCTGCACCAGGCGTTCAACTTCGGCTGGCTCGGCACCCCGTGGTCGGCCGAGGCGTTCGCCGACGTCATCACCGACTCCATCGCCGCCGTCTCCGCGGCCGCGTCCGCCCCGACGTGGGTGCTGTCGAACCACGACGTCGAGCGGCACCCCACGCGCTACGGCGGCGGCCCGGTCGGCCTGGCCCGCGGTCGCGCGGCCACGCTCGCGATGCTGGCCCTGCCCGGGTCGGCCTACCTCTACCAGGGCGAGGAGCTCGGCCTGGAGCAGGTCGACGTGCCGCCCGAGGCACGGCAGGACCCGTCCTGGTTCCGCACCGGCCAGCCCGGGCGCGACGGCTGCCGGGTGCCGTTGCCGTGGGCGGGAGACGCTGCGCCGTACGGGTTCGGCGGGCCCGACGGCACCCAGCCGTGGATCCCCCAGCCGGACGACTGGGCGGCGCTGACCGTGGCCGCGCAGGAGGCCGACCCCGCCTCGACCCTGGCGTTCTACCGGCGCGCCCTCGCTGCGCGCCGCGAGGTCTTCGCCGGTGCCGACGAGGAGACGGTCGCGAGCGCCGAGGGCGACCTGCTCGTCGTACGCCGGGCCGGCGTGACCGTCGTCCTCAACGCCGGCACCACGCCCGTCGCACTGCCGCAGGGCGAGGTCCTCATCAGCAGCGCAGCGGTGCCCGGCGGGCTGTTGCCGCCGGACACCGCTGCGTGGGTGCGCTGA
- a CDS encoding FAD-dependent monooxygenase: protein MSRTVDIIGGGPAGLYAARLLKLRDPGLTVTVHERMSGATQTFGFGVGLTESTMRNLAEADPETADRVRAASYAGHDLKLKGLDATITLHGARNLAIGRATLLEVLGRAALDAGVDVRSGSEVDASHLRSDVVVAADGVRSATREKHASELGVRLDLGRTRFVWCGADFAVGSAFFAAVARGDGLFVLHAYPYAADRSTFLIEVDDTTWHAAGLSRFDEQAAAGETDAASVAILEDVFAEELGGRRLLTNRTRWSRFANLTLERWSTDNVVLLGDAAHTAHYTLGSGTKLALEDAIALADALTGEATVTAAFAAYEAARRPPVERFKKLAHRSQAWWDTYRMRAGLPAERLALSYMTRSGNLALGHVAADQPASVRKALRWLGSGAPENVAGLDDWVLDQPFEADGIELAARSLSRAQLRASTPAQEISWDHPDAWGEAADEVVQSLAGGSIPVLLTGPDTPEGIAARVDLAERLRLTGERPVGVIIPPEDRSAAATAVAAGRTDFVVTP, encoded by the coding sequence ATGAGCCGGACTGTCGACATCATCGGCGGAGGACCGGCTGGCCTGTACGCCGCCCGGTTGCTGAAGCTGCGCGACCCCGGCTTGACGGTCACGGTCCACGAGAGGATGAGCGGCGCCACGCAGACGTTCGGGTTCGGCGTGGGTCTGACCGAGTCGACGATGAGGAACCTGGCCGAAGCCGACCCGGAGACGGCGGACCGGGTGCGCGCTGCGTCGTACGCCGGGCACGACCTCAAGCTCAAGGGGCTCGACGCGACCATCACGCTCCACGGCGCGCGGAACCTCGCGATCGGGCGCGCCACGTTGCTCGAGGTCCTCGGCCGCGCGGCCCTCGACGCCGGCGTCGACGTGCGCAGCGGGAGCGAGGTCGACGCGTCGCACCTCCGGTCCGATGTCGTCGTCGCGGCCGACGGCGTCCGCAGCGCCACCCGGGAGAAGCACGCGAGCGAGCTCGGCGTCCGCCTCGACCTGGGCCGGACCCGGTTCGTGTGGTGCGGCGCGGACTTCGCCGTCGGCTCGGCATTCTTCGCCGCCGTCGCCCGCGGCGACGGCCTGTTCGTGCTGCACGCCTACCCCTACGCCGCGGACCGCAGCACCTTCCTGATCGAGGTCGACGACACGACCTGGCACGCGGCCGGCCTCAGCCGCTTCGACGAGCAGGCGGCCGCCGGCGAGACCGACGCTGCCAGCGTCGCGATCCTGGAGGACGTCTTCGCCGAGGAGCTCGGCGGACGCAGGTTGCTCACCAACCGGACCCGGTGGAGCCGCTTCGCGAACCTCACCCTCGAACGCTGGTCCACGGACAATGTCGTGCTGCTCGGCGACGCGGCGCACACCGCCCACTACACCCTCGGCTCGGGCACGAAGCTCGCTCTCGAGGACGCGATCGCACTGGCGGATGCACTGACCGGCGAGGCGACGGTCACCGCCGCCTTCGCGGCGTACGAGGCGGCGCGACGCCCACCGGTGGAGCGGTTCAAGAAGCTCGCCCACCGAAGCCAGGCCTGGTGGGACACCTACAGGATGCGGGCCGGCCTGCCGGCCGAACGGCTGGCGCTGTCGTACATGACCCGATCCGGCAACCTCGCCCTCGGACACGTCGCCGCCGACCAGCCGGCGAGCGTCCGGAAGGCTCTGCGATGGCTCGGGTCCGGGGCGCCGGAGAACGTGGCCGGTCTCGACGACTGGGTCCTCGACCAGCCTTTCGAGGCCGATGGGATCGAGCTCGCCGCGCGGTCGTTGTCACGCGCACAGCTGCGGGCGTCCACGCCGGCCCAGGAGATCTCCTGGGACCACCCCGACGCCTGGGGCGAGGCGGCCGACGAGGTCGTCCAGTCCCTCGCGGGCGGCAGCATCCCGGTCCTGCTCACCGGGCCGGACACCCCCGAGGGGATCGCCGCCCGCGTCGACCTGGCCGAGCGGCTCCGCCTCACGGGCGAGCGTCCCGTCGGCGTGATCATCCCGCCCGAGGACCGATCTGCCGCCGCGACCGCCGTGGCCGCAGGACGCACCGACTTCGTGGTGACGCCATGA
- a CDS encoding AMP-binding protein encodes MPYDAQSRERYRTAGWWTGTSLPAALEEAARLHADRRALVTPEVSWTFLELFDRAHAFARGLTAVGAVPGDAAMFQMGNVAETVTTYLGCLVAGVRPVCTLPHHGAREIGLLAEHTDARILLVQEDFGAGRLRPQAIDLHAQGRFDIVVTARGPGFPGAHGYDDLIAAGAVRTALPTSPDPDGIAVFQLSGGTTGLPKVAPRLHEEYTYNSRAWAAAMGYGPASTLLYPLPVMHNAGISLALQPALLSGACLVLAPTADVDALVSLIEQHRPDVLPLVPPALAIRLLDSAAARTADLSSVRDFVVGGQVLPVEVAERLRDELGIRVRQMFGMAEGMFLLTPAGASEDVRHHTVGTPISPGDEIRILDPGTERRTPDGEIGELATRGPYTIRGYYRADAHNTATFTSDGFYRTGDLARRHVLDEGTFYSIEGRIKDVINRGVEKIHAEEVEELIVQHTAVRTAALVAMPDPVLGEKACAYLVLNDGAAPLTVADLGEHLLALGLARFKLPERVEIVEFLPLTNVGKVSKKHLREDIERKLAEETAQEEGR; translated from the coding sequence GTGCCCTACGACGCCCAGAGCCGGGAGCGGTACCGGACCGCCGGCTGGTGGACCGGGACCTCGCTGCCCGCCGCGCTCGAGGAGGCGGCCCGGCTCCACGCCGACCGCCGCGCCCTGGTGACGCCGGAGGTGTCGTGGACCTTCCTCGAGCTCTTCGACCGGGCGCACGCCTTCGCCCGCGGGCTGACCGCCGTCGGCGCCGTCCCCGGCGACGCCGCGATGTTCCAGATGGGCAACGTCGCCGAGACCGTGACGACGTATCTCGGCTGCCTCGTCGCCGGCGTGCGGCCGGTCTGCACCCTCCCGCACCACGGCGCCCGGGAGATCGGCCTGCTCGCGGAGCACACCGACGCCCGGATCCTTCTCGTCCAGGAGGACTTCGGCGCCGGTCGGCTCCGCCCCCAAGCGATCGACCTCCACGCACAGGGCCGCTTCGACATCGTCGTCACCGCGCGCGGCCCGGGATTCCCTGGAGCGCACGGGTACGACGACCTGATCGCAGCAGGCGCAGTCAGGACCGCCCTGCCGACCTCACCCGACCCGGACGGCATCGCGGTCTTCCAGCTCTCCGGCGGCACGACCGGGCTGCCGAAGGTCGCACCCCGCCTGCACGAGGAGTACACCTACAACTCGCGCGCCTGGGCCGCCGCGATGGGCTACGGACCGGCGAGCACACTCCTCTACCCGCTCCCCGTCATGCACAACGCCGGCATCTCGCTCGCGCTGCAGCCGGCCCTGTTGTCCGGAGCCTGCCTCGTCCTCGCACCGACGGCCGACGTGGACGCGCTCGTCAGCCTGATCGAGCAGCACCGCCCCGACGTGCTGCCACTCGTCCCCCCGGCGCTCGCGATCCGCCTCCTCGACTCAGCCGCGGCACGAACCGCCGACCTCAGCAGCGTGCGGGACTTCGTCGTCGGCGGACAGGTGCTGCCCGTTGAGGTCGCCGAGCGCCTGCGCGACGAGCTCGGGATCCGGGTGCGGCAGATGTTCGGGATGGCCGAGGGGATGTTCCTGCTGACGCCCGCCGGCGCGAGCGAAGACGTCCGACACCACACCGTGGGGACTCCGATCTCCCCGGGCGACGAGATCCGCATCCTCGACCCCGGCACCGAGCGGCGCACGCCCGACGGCGAGATCGGGGAGCTTGCCACGCGGGGGCCCTACACGATCCGCGGCTACTACCGGGCCGACGCGCACAACACTGCGACGTTCACCAGCGACGGCTTCTACCGGACCGGCGACCTCGCCCGGCGGCACGTCCTCGACGAGGGCACGTTCTACTCGATCGAGGGCCGGATCAAGGACGTGATCAACCGCGGGGTCGAGAAGATCCACGCCGAGGAGGTCGAGGAGCTGATCGTCCAGCACACCGCGGTACGCACGGCCGCACTCGTCGCGATGCCGGACCCGGTGCTCGGGGAGAAGGCCTGCGCCTATCTCGTCCTCAACGACGGCGCCGCGCCCCTGACCGTCGCCGACCTCGGCGAGCACCTCCTCGCCCTCGGGCTCGCCCGGTTCAAGCTGCCCGAACGCGTCGAGATCGTGGAGTTCCTGCCCTTGACCAACGTCGGCAAGGTCTCGAAGAAGCACCTGCGAGAGGACATCGAGCGCAAGCTCGCCGAGGAGACGGCACAGGAGGAGGGACGATGA
- a CDS encoding alpha/beta hydrolase, translated as MSAGTGLGAGRYLAAAAMPEATRTTAVQLTTYDGAQIAGLLRVVPGATTVAFLMHPRQDFSHHVLVPELLSQGYAVWTQGSRSIGNDLTLLHEQALLDMAAGHLHLREIGFEHVVAVGHSGGATLAAFYLQQAALAPADRLDRTPGGKRVPLPEATMPMADGLIMFAPHPGQGALLERMIDPSVTDETDPLSVDSDLDPYDERNGFAPPPTSSRYPPEFVERYRAAQRDRIARIDSIAWERVEKARDAQERFRSGANPRDRQAALASGVIVVHRTDADLRSVDLALDPNDRPYGSLFGRRPDLTNFGVVGFGRLTTPEAWLSTWSANATRADLARCAPDVDVPALLVELTGDQACFPADAERFAALLPHPDLTHVRVPGRHFGAPLHDGMSSGATLAGQQMGHWIGERFPTGAYVSA; from the coding sequence GTGAGCGCCGGGACAGGCCTGGGCGCCGGGCGGTACCTGGCTGCTGCGGCCATGCCGGAGGCGACCCGGACCACCGCCGTCCAGCTCACGACGTACGACGGCGCCCAGATCGCCGGGCTGCTGCGGGTCGTGCCAGGAGCGACGACCGTGGCCTTCCTGATGCACCCCCGCCAGGACTTCTCCCACCACGTGCTGGTCCCCGAGCTCCTCTCCCAGGGTTACGCGGTGTGGACGCAGGGCTCCCGATCGATCGGGAACGACCTCACCCTGCTGCACGAGCAGGCGCTCCTCGACATGGCAGCCGGCCACCTCCACCTGCGCGAGATCGGCTTCGAGCACGTCGTCGCGGTCGGTCACTCCGGCGGCGCGACGCTCGCTGCGTTCTACCTCCAGCAGGCCGCGCTCGCACCGGCCGACCGGCTCGACCGGACGCCGGGCGGCAAGCGCGTCCCCTTGCCCGAGGCGACGATGCCGATGGCGGACGGGCTGATCATGTTCGCCCCGCACCCGGGCCAGGGTGCGCTGCTCGAGAGAATGATCGATCCCTCGGTGACGGACGAGACCGACCCGCTGTCGGTCGACAGCGATCTCGACCCCTACGACGAACGTAACGGGTTCGCTCCGCCCCCCACCTCGTCCCGCTACCCGCCGGAGTTCGTGGAGAGGTACCGCGCCGCCCAGCGGGACCGGATCGCGAGGATCGACTCGATCGCATGGGAGCGCGTCGAGAAGGCCCGTGATGCGCAGGAGCGGTTCCGGTCCGGAGCGAACCCGCGCGACAGGCAGGCGGCCTTGGCCTCCGGCGTGATCGTGGTGCATCGCACCGATGCCGACCTGCGCTCCGTCGACCTCGCGCTGGACCCGAACGACCGGCCCTACGGCTCGTTGTTCGGCCGCCGCCCCGACCTGACCAATTTCGGGGTCGTCGGCTTCGGCCGTCTCACCACCCCCGAGGCCTGGCTGTCGACGTGGTCGGCCAACGCGACACGGGCCGACCTCGCCCGCTGCGCGCCCGACGTGGACGTACCAGCGCTGCTGGTCGAGCTCACCGGCGACCAGGCCTGCTTCCCGGCCGACGCCGAGAGATTCGCCGCACTGCTGCCCCATCCGGACCTCACCCACGTCCGGGTCCCGGGCCGCCACTTCGGCGCTCCCCTGCACGACGGCATGTCATCGGGCGCGACTCTCGCCGGCCAACAGATGGGGCACTGGATCGGCGAACGCTTCCCGACCGGTGCCTACGTCTCGGCCTGA
- a CDS encoding maleate cis-trans isomerase family protein yields the protein MTTHRIGLIVPSTNVTVETEIPQILRRAGVDLSFHSSRMRMHSVTPEQLRAMNAQRERCVLEIGDAGVDVVLYACLVAIMAMGPGHHRDTEFRIAEQLGAGGSDTRVLSSAGALLRGLADLGVARVALVMPYLRPLAEQVVAYIEAEGITVADWRALEVADNAEVGCIPGDRIMEAARSLDLTDVDAVVLSCCVQMPSLDLVQAAEDELGLPVLSAATAGAYSILRSLGLPVDVPGAGSLLRADAAVPTH from the coding sequence ATGACCACCCACCGCATCGGCCTGATCGTGCCGAGCACCAACGTGACCGTCGAGACCGAGATCCCGCAGATCCTGCGCCGGGCCGGGGTCGACCTGTCCTTCCACTCCTCCCGGATGCGGATGCACTCGGTGACGCCCGAGCAGCTGCGAGCGATGAATGCGCAGCGTGAGCGGTGCGTCCTCGAGATCGGCGATGCTGGTGTCGACGTGGTCCTCTACGCGTGCCTGGTCGCGATCATGGCGATGGGTCCGGGGCACCACCGGGACACCGAGTTCCGCATCGCCGAGCAGCTCGGCGCGGGCGGGTCGGACACCCGGGTGCTCTCCAGCGCCGGCGCGCTGCTGCGCGGCCTGGCCGACCTCGGAGTCGCACGGGTCGCACTGGTGATGCCCTACTTGCGTCCCCTTGCGGAGCAAGTCGTGGCGTACATCGAGGCCGAGGGCATCACCGTCGCCGACTGGCGCGCCCTGGAGGTCGCCGACAACGCGGAGGTGGGGTGCATTCCCGGCGATCGGATCATGGAGGCCGCCCGCAGCCTCGACCTCACCGACGTCGACGCGGTCGTCCTGTCGTGCTGCGTGCAGATGCCGTCCCTCGATCTCGTCCAGGCAGCCGAGGACGAGCTCGGCCTGCCCGTGCTCTCGGCCGCCACCGCCGGTGCGTACTCGATCCTGCGCTCCCTCGGCCTGCCCGTCGACGTGCCCGGCGCGGGCTCGCTGCTGCGGGCCGACGCTGCCGTTCCCACTCACTGA
- a CDS encoding iron dependent repressor, metal binding and dimerization domain protein yields the protein MSDLIDTTEMYLRTIYELIEEGIVPLRARIAERLHQSGPTVSQTVARMERDGLLTVEGDRHLELTEEGHRLATRVMRKHRLAERLLTDVIGLDWELVHEEACRWEHVMSETVERRLIELLGHPTESPYGNPIPGLGELGQDSVGENFMADVEPLSKAAGPESARAVVRRISEEMQKDDSLMSAMRRVGALPDKTITIQATSDGVLVGAGGETAEIFPEAADHIFVRKL from the coding sequence GTGAGCGATCTCATCGACACCACCGAGATGTACCTCCGCACGATCTACGAGCTGATCGAGGAGGGCATCGTCCCGCTGCGGGCGCGCATCGCCGAGCGCCTGCACCAGAGCGGGCCGACGGTGTCGCAGACGGTGGCCCGGATGGAGCGCGACGGCCTGCTGACCGTCGAGGGCGACCGCCACCTCGAGCTCACCGAGGAGGGACACCGGCTCGCGACCCGCGTCATGCGCAAGCACCGCCTCGCCGAGCGCCTGCTCACCGACGTGATCGGCCTCGACTGGGAGCTGGTCCACGAGGAGGCGTGCCGCTGGGAGCACGTCATGTCCGAGACCGTCGAGCGCCGCCTCATCGAGCTGCTCGGCCACCCGACCGAGTCGCCGTACGGCAACCCGATCCCGGGCCTCGGCGAGCTCGGCCAGGACTCCGTCGGCGAGAACTTCATGGCCGACGTCGAGCCGCTCTCCAAGGCCGCCGGACCCGAGTCGGCCCGCGCCGTCGTCCGCCGCATCTCCGAGGAGATGCAGAAGGACGACTCGCTGATGAGCGCGATGCGCCGGGTGGGTGCGCTGCCCGACAAGACGATCACCATCCAGGCCACCTCCGACGGCGTGCTCGTCGGTGCCGGCGGCGAGACCGCCGAGATCTTCCCCGAGGCGGCCGACCACATCTTCGTCAGGAAGCTCTGA